The following coding sequences lie in one Pirellulales bacterium genomic window:
- a CDS encoding phosphatase PAP2 family protein, translating to MSDAAAPAVLPFHPLETGHRSPLRVWLPAALVLAGFAALPFDLPLARWIDAGHFPRDLGRLLHLAEVYAHGFGVGAILLTALVLDWRRRTLFPRAATTVVVAGLLANLLKLSLARTRPHAFSLGGNVWQTFGHWLPLNHVGSDLESFPSGHMAAAAALSAVLIWLYPRGRWLFVGFALLAGGQRLYSAAHFLSDVAWGAAVGTFAASLFLPGGWLKGFDRLEPYLMRRWSAEPEAAGDPNDRRWAAP from the coding sequence ATGTCTGACGCTGCCGCTCCCGCCGTGCTGCCATTCCATCCGCTCGAAACTGGGCATCGCAGCCCGCTACGGGTGTGGTTGCCTGCGGCGCTCGTCTTGGCGGGTTTTGCGGCGTTGCCGTTCGATTTGCCGTTGGCGCGATGGATCGATGCCGGCCATTTCCCGCGCGACTTGGGCCGCTTGCTCCACTTGGCCGAGGTCTACGCGCATGGTTTCGGCGTTGGGGCGATCTTGCTTACGGCGCTGGTGCTGGATTGGCGGCGGCGGACATTGTTTCCGCGCGCCGCGACGACGGTGGTGGTTGCCGGTTTGCTTGCGAATCTGTTGAAGTTGTCGCTGGCCCGAACTCGGCCGCACGCGTTTTCGCTGGGCGGAAATGTCTGGCAAACCTTCGGCCACTGGCTTCCGCTGAATCATGTGGGGAGCGACCTGGAGAGCTTTCCGTCGGGCCACATGGCCGCGGCCGCGGCACTTTCGGCGGTGTTGATATGGCTCTATCCGCGTGGCCGATGGTTGTTTGTCGGCTTTGCGTTGCTGGCCGGCGGGCAGCGTCTTTATAGCGCGGCGCATTTCTTGAGCGACGTGGCCTGGGGCGCGGCGGTTGGAACGTTCGCCGCCAGCCTCTTCTTGCCCGGCGGCTGGTTAAAAGGTTTCGACCGTCTGGAACCTTATCTAATGCGGCGTTGGAGCGCCGAGCCCGAGGCGGCCGGCGACCCGAACGACCGCCGCTGGGCGGCACCTTAG